Genomic segment of Eremothecium sinecaudum strain ATCC 58844 chromosome VIII, complete sequence:
TCTTAAAGTCTGCCTATTTTCCTTTAGATGAGAAATAGTCGAAGCCCTTTGGGATATCACTTTTTCAAGTTGCTGAGTAAGGTTTTGGAACCTATCAATTTGGGTTTGTCTTTCAGAATTATTGTCCTTTATCTTGTCTTTAAGTTTCTGAAGTTGCGTGTCCTTGTCATTTAATTGGAACTTGAAGTTATCTATTTCGTCATTCATGTTCCTTATTGTTTGGCGTAAGGACGTCATCTCGCTCACAAGCTTTCCATTTTCTCCCATCAATACACTATTCTTTATACCCAATTCCTCGGCTTCGAGTTTCCATGTGACGACTTCTTGTTGTAATCCGTTTCTTGAACGCGATGAATCTCGATCTGCCTTCTCTGGAGATCGCTCCTGCCGAGCCTTTACTGTAGTTTCCAATTCATGTGCATATTTATAACAGCATTCATGGAACCTGAAGGTCGCTAGGATTCCGTAACTAATCGACTCTAGATTTTCAACTAATGGGCGTTGTTCTATCCCCTCTATATCTAGGTTACAAAGGTTGAAGCACCGCCGAAGAAGCAGTAGCACTTTGTCTTTGGAATCATCATCCTGTGATTGACTGGATTCTGGCTGTTTTATTCTTAGGATAGACTTTGGAGTTACATCTGATGAGCTGTTCCGCACAGTCTCCGGACCTATGGGCGATTCATTAAATTTTACTACCCGCTTGGCTAAGAATGTATCTTGGTCCAATATTCCGTTTATAGCCAACTCCACGAAACTTGGCGCTTCACATAAACTCTTCTGCTTCATAAAAGTAAGATCTAATAGGCATATGCTCTGGTCACCACTATTCTGAGCACTATTTGGAGACATCATTCCTACTCTCTCAAAAGTCTAGTAGTTTGATTGGTAAGTATACAGTCGTTTTTGTCTCTATATTTTTATCCATGTTTCTTGTGGACAGACACCAGCCTAAAAGCGACCGTAAATATGTCAGTAAACTTTGATTGTGAAATGCTCTGTTTTTCCAGACAATATAAACACATGACAATTATATACAACAGAATACTAATCACGTTGTGCGCAGTTAGCCAATGGAATAATATGTATATTATACCACATTAAACATAGCGACTATCAGCCTTTCCAGTAATTATAAAGTTCAACTTGTTACTTCATATTATGAGATGATTTAACTTTAAACTTCCCAATTAGGAATTTAATTGAAAGTATTTACAAATTAGGAAAGTTTGAAATGTTTATGGGGCTGATCGTTGGCACGATCGAAATCTTATTTTTTGCCGAAGATTTGGTAAGCTACTTGAATATCTACAAAGTCAAAGAAGATTATATAAACAGCAAAGTAACAAAATACGGCAATAAGACCATGTATATTAATTTACCAACTATACAAATGCATACAGTCGCACTCTCGAATAAAACTTATCGAACGATGACATATAAACAATGTAGTACTTTAAATACATGGAGTAATTGAAGTACTTTGCAGACAGTATTTGAGACGGAGCTGGAAGTAAGTTAAGAA
This window contains:
- a CDS encoding HHR104Cp (Syntenic homolog of Ashbya gossypii AGR274C; Syntenic homolog of Saccharomyces cerevisiae YOR177C (MPC54)); translation: MMSPNSAQNSGDQSICLLDLTFMKQKSLCEAPSFVELAINGILDQDTFLAKRVVKFNESPIGPETVRNSSSDVTPKSILRIKQPESSQSQDDDSKDKVLLLLRRCFNLCNLDIEGIEQRPLVENLESISYGILATFRFHECCYKYAHELETTVKARQERSPEKADRDSSRSRNGLQQEVVTWKLEAEELGIKNSVLMGENGKLVSEMTSLRQTIRNMNDEIDNFKFQLNDKDTQLQKLKDKIKDNNSERQTQIDRFQNLTQQLEKVISQRASTISHLKENRQTLRKQLAKSTELTINLKGENTRLVSHFDTLVNMFNEAENNPNNNFSFRYPQHLKLKYNIDSNTPSREYRPVQLSPNKSSRKYNSSNKLTSAFI